The genomic stretch ATTACACATTAAATTCGGGAAATTATAGTTACTCATACAGTACATGATGTTTGCATGACTTAGCAATAACACCGAGTTTTCTGAATGTTTTAGAGGTTGTTGCGGCAACAGTTGAATGCAAACTTTTCCCCCAGAATACTCTATTTACTTGTTGAAACTCTAGAATTTCATTCAATCGACGATTCTGGTTTTGGATGTTCTGGTATATCGGCATGTAGtccgttttaaaaaaataaaaccgcAATATTCCCCCTGACTTATATTTTATCTAAACATATTTGAGCTTACTCCAAGAATCGGAACGTAGAATAGTAGGTAAGGGAGGGCGCATTTTCATTTTACTtagaacagcggttctcaaccttttttcatgcgtgtaccccttggcgatattttccaactCAATTGTACCTCCTGAcatggaatgttctcgcagagtgggagaaacatgttgtggtagtctagttcaggtttcaaattaaactatggtttgtttaattgctacagtcatgtttaaagagcaagtttgaacaacaaatgaagtgtTATAGAGAAAATGGGCTTTGTcggccattactgatttttctttcgcgtattCCATGAAGGATTttgcgtacccctaggggtacgcgtactccAGATTGAGAACCGCTGACTTAGAATACTGCATGCCAAaatgctaaaaaaaaaaacaatctaaaATTTTATCATTACGACACAATAGCAATACGTATTACCACGGTCGGATTAAGGATTGCGGGGCCCAGGGGCCAAGCAACTTTTGGCACCTTTTTCATTTGTTGAATTCGTCAATAGAGGAATAagtcatacaaaaatataagttgAAAGAAAGGTTATAAAAGGATTATGTAAGTTTTACTGGAAATTCGGTTGTTTTAAagcaacatgtttttttttgtatttaatcaTGTGTCATTAGAAGTAAACTTTTGCGGGGGTCCCTCCCCCACCCTCAATCCGGCTATACGTATCACTTTCGAAACCTGCATTTCATGAATTACAATGGCAATCGACtattttcataatatttaaaaacaatttgttGTAGTAATACTTAAAACAACGCACATTCTTTATTTCTTCTCGCTTATAAGTTATTCTGGAACAAACTATCGACTAATTTAATGCAGTCTGAAGGCTTCTATTTACATGGCAAGGCTCGACCATCCCATAGATGATGTTGCTCACTAAGAGGGGCAATCCTTTGTCGTCGATGAACCATTTCTAGCCGGTCACTGTTCTCAACCAAAACCGTAACAATGCAACATCGGTGTATACCGTAAAAGCATTTACGTTGCATGTGTTGGCGTTGCTGTCGTACTGGCCCACCGAGACAACGCCGCGGAGAAAGTATTGGTTATTCCGTTTCACCACAAGGCCATTCCCGGAGTCGCCTTTACACGGAACAGACCCCCGACCATCGCCACAGAATATCGGCCAAGCGCTTGGATACGTTCGTTTCAGATTCCTTATGCACTCCTGACGTGTCACTATTAAAGACCTGATGAAGGTAGGAAAGGAGGAGGTACTGCCAGTTTCGGTTATGCCCCAACCGGCAACGATGCCTTCTTCACCAACGACTTTTGATAAATCGTTATCGTCCTGCCAAAGACAGATCGGTATGATGTAATTCGAAAACACGAGTTCAACTTTTAACCGGAGAACTGCCACATCCTTATCCTTCAAATCATCGCCATCGACGACGTACTCTTCGTGTGGAACAATCTCCGCAATTTCCGCGGTTTGTGCGTTTTCATCCAAAAAATTATCAATGTTGTACAAACCCGGCATGGCCAGAAGCCGTGATGGTTTTCTTAATTCGTTCAGCTCGTACACGCAATGAGCGGCTGTAATAAGGTGCTGTTTAGTGATTATTGTACTGCCGCAGATATATTTCGGATTAAGGCGTTGCGTGCGATCGAATAATGGAACAACCCATGGAAATTGTCCTTTCACCACTCGCTCGCCGTTTATGGAAAGACTATTCAGTGAACTCGGTGTCTTGCCGCATACgctgtaaaataattttttgtattATATTTTGATAATGGCAAGCTAAAAATGAATGCTGGTAACTTACAATTGTGAAGTCTGTTCTACAGGTGGTCGTTCAGGGCGTTGGTAGCTTATAGACTGATCTGGTCGCGTAATAGCAGGACGAGTTACAGGTCTTTGTTCAATTGGTTTTTGTTGAACATGAATTGGTCGTACCGTTTGAGGTTGTGGAAACCACGGTTGATTTGTTTGCGGAACTTCCACTTCGGGACGATACGGTGGCACTGGCTGTACGGCGTTTTCCGCGGGACGCTGAAACTGGAAGCCGTTATTGTTTCCCCCGGGTGGTGCGTGTAGCTGAGTGTACAGTGTGTGCGCGAGATTTATGGTTGTAACGACTCGTCCTTGGGCTCTGGACCCGATGCATATAGTTTGACCGTTCACAGCGATGGAAAGAACCCACGGTATGATGTTCTGCAGGGGGAAGTTAACTCGATACTGTGCTGGCAGACCTTGCGAAATGTCATTGAAGGTTTCCTCGCGGGACTTGATCAACGTGATCGAGCCAATATTGCTCTGGAAGAAAGAAACGGAATAGAAAGGATTAATGATAAATTAAATAACGAGGCTCTAAGCTGATTAAATGTTTCTACTGGAGTAAATAatcttttttgcaaaaaaaaaatgatttaattAAGCAACCCACGGTGTTTTTAAAGTGCAAGTTTATATCTATCGCCACCGTCAACAGTTTTCGGCGTAGGGCTATTTTTTGTATAATGGGCTACTTTGTGTGagacataaaaataaaatttttattcacTCATGGATCATAGTTATTTTCAGGTCGTTAATAAAATCTAAATATATAAATTGAGAAGAGAGACAGAAATTTGCGAACCTCCATAACTTGGGAATACATCGTCCGATTTGTACTCAATTTTgtttgttgtgttcgtcttaACATAGAGCATTTTTGTACGGCGAGAAAGATTGTGAAATATTGAGGGGAAACTTTACAAGAAAAGAAATCGATTTCCGCTGCAAACAGCAGTAGTAGAGATGGGAGGACATATTGCGTTCTTAGAAGGCGTTGGCAGTTGGAGTTGACTTGTTTATCAATTGACAACCTTCACTACTGCTAGATTTTTTTCTCACTAGAACATtacttatttatttgtttatgtgCACACTAGCACATCCCAAGGCTATCGGGCCGTTGGTATATATACATATTTAGTTAcaattataatttatctttataCACTTTATAATCAATTATAATTATATTCTTATAAACTAATATTTTTAAGAAATAACATCTAAATAAGATCATATGAATTACTATCTTTTATAAACCTCACACATCTTTTGATTGCTTTTGCATCATCTTTAAGCtctttaaccctttataaggcagtggcaactatattgccaccaataaaatacatttttttcgctgcactaagaatattgttttcaaatttggcTTAACCAAAAACTTCTAAAGGTGTCTTAGAACACCTTAGTTTTTTCTAAGACTGCTAGAAGTGTGCAATATTCATTTTGGCTTCAtttttatgtaaacaaaccgtGACTTTAGAACGTCTTTAGGAATGTTATTCTTAATTTGGTGAAAATCCAACAAACTGGTAAGTTTCTCACCAGAAACTTTCTATTTAGGACCTACTGTGTTAGATTATGCAGTTCTTTTGTTAAAATACacagaggcgacgcgtgaccaagtgggctacctgttcaatcaacatttgcaacactgaaacaacagtatcgtgatattaaattggaatgctcgctcattcagggccaatgagaatgagctttttaattttttaacagtaaataatgtgcatattgcaattattactgaaacatttttgaaacctaacataaaattaaaatatgatcccaattacgtggttcatagatatgataggattcagggttccggcggtggagttgcaattgttattcatcgccgaatcaaacatcgtgctcttccccatcttgagacgaaagttattgaaactttgggaattgaagttcaaactgaacttgggattttatttattgccgcaacatatttaccatttcaatgcacacgcgagcacaaaaattattttaaaggtgatttacaaaaac from Wyeomyia smithii strain HCP4-BCI-WySm-NY-G18 chromosome 3, ASM2978416v1, whole genome shotgun sequence encodes the following:
- the LOC129727396 gene encoding serine protease gd-like produces the protein MPKIRCSTILNMKLRALTTPSAKILIVILYLTTLLGLTRTQAVNTPCPDIFTYQADRATGQKFGYIEIDNINIGQVVKLNVDLTIPTRLPSSNIGSITLIKSREETFNDISQGLPAQYRVNFPLQNIIPWVLSIAVNGQTICIGSRAQGRVVTTINLAHTLYTQLHAPPGGNNNGFQFQRPAENAVQPVPPYRPEVEVPQTNQPWFPQPQTVRPIHVQQKPIEQRPVTRPAITRPDQSISYQRPERPPVEQTSQFVCGKTPSSLNSLSINGERVVKGQFPWVVPLFDRTQRLNPKYICGSTIITKQHLITAAHCVYELNELRKPSRLLAMPGLYNIDNFLDENAQTAEIAEIVPHEEYVVDGDDLKDKDVAVLRLKVELVFSNYIIPICLWQDDNDLSKVVGEEGIVAGWGITETGSTSSFPTFIRSLIVTRQECIRNLKRTYPSAWPIFCGDGRGSVPCKGDSGNGLVVKRNNQYFLRGVVSVGQYDSNANTCNVNAFTVYTDVALLRFWLRTVTG